The Verrucomicrobiia bacterium genome segment CCATACGCACCCACCTCATGAGAACCCCCCGAATCAAAGCCGACCCCTCCCTCCCGGCGACGTACCACTGCATGTCCCGCGTCGCCGGCCGCCTTCCCCTCCTCGACGACTCCGCCAGACACAAGCTCATCAACATCCTCCACCACCTCGCCCGATTCTGCGACATCGACATCATCACCTTCTGCATGATGTCCAACCACTTCCAT includes the following:
- a CDS encoding transposase; translation: MRTPRIKADPSLPATYHCMSRVAGRLPLLDDSARHKLINILHHLARFCDIDIITFCMMSNHFH